The genomic window TGTGAACATGTGCATATATTCAAACACCTGTTAAGCAAAAAGATTTATATAAGTAGTTCTAAAAGTTATCTCAAAATAAGTAAGCAGCTTTCTTATTTGAAAATGTTGTGTAGTGATATGATCACAAATCAAGTGATGCGATTTGAATagtaatatttatatatattggcGATGCTTGAAGATGAGGGACCAAAGTATAATTATTCTGATCCTATGACATCATTCtatgcaattttttaaaatttagtgTAACGCTTTGACGTCATACGATGTAGTAAATCATTACATGTTGTATAATTAAAGAGGCGACGTGATGTCATCTGCTATTCCAATATCAGCATAAATGCAATCAAAACCTCATAAGCGATATAAAACCATAGGTTATCAGCTGAGGCAACTTCAAAGTTATTTTAATCAGGTGTTGTTTCAAAGTGCTTCTCTTGCTATGACGTCATACATAGATATTATATCAGTGTGACATTATATGAGGTGATGTGATGTGATATGTTTTTTCAATTATCACCAAGTATTGAATAAATTCATGTAAGAAATCGTAGTTCAACTAAAATATCACGCCTGGAACATTGGCTGTCACATTACGTGATGTCACAAGTGATGATTCTATTGCATTATGCACAAATTTGAACTGACTTGATGAGAGGGATGGGTGCATTTAATGCGATACAAAAAATTACAGCCATTCTAATAAAAAATCACTTGAGGTGCTAAAAATGCTTGATTGCAGAAGTTGATGAAATACGACAAATTATTTGTAAATCATCATATGTAATATTAAATTAGACATTTTTCTATAGATTATTTTGcataaaatacaaaactttaggCAACAAGACGTAAGGCTTTCGTGGGCATTTGGCTGTTTCTGAATTATCCACACCAAAGAGAAATATTATATGTtaacacatttttaaatttgttaattTGATCAAATTTCTCTCAAATCTGCAGTTGATATATCCAATATATTCAATTAAAACAATTTGCATTTTCATGACTAACTTATCAACACTATCTTTTTTCCCCAATTTTCAGGTCGCGATGATCTCTCACCGTCGAGCAGCCTTAACGGCTATTCGGCCAATGATAGTTGTGATGTTAAAAAGATCAAAAAAGGTCCAGCGCCGCGTCTACAAGAAGAACTGTGTCTTGTGTGTGGCGATCGGGCATCTGGTTATCATTATAATGCGCTCACCTGCGAAGGCTGTAAGGGTTTCTTTCGGCGTAGTGTTACAAAGAAAGCTGTTTATTGTTGTAAATTTGGACATTGCTGTGAAATGGATATGTATATGCGACGTAAATGTCAAGAATGTAGACTGAAGAAATGCTTAGCGGTTGGTATGCGACCAGAATGTGTTGTGCCGGAGAATTTAAATTTGCAAAAGCGGCGTGAAAAGAATTTGCAAAAGAATAAAGGCAAACCAACAGCAGATGATTCGCCAATAATTTGTAAAAATGAATTGATTAAGAATGAGATACTCGAACTGATGAATTGCGAACAACCGTCGCATCCAACATGTCCGGTAAGTGAAAAATATgcttttaaacaaaatatttctTCGATTTGATATAAGTGCTATATCTAAATAATTTTATATCTTTTGGTTCTACAGTTGCTACCTGATGATATTGTGGCCAAGTGCAAGGCGAGCAACATTCCGCCGCTGACGCGGAATCAGTTAGCGgtcatatataaattaatttggTATCAGGATGGATATGAACAGCCATCGGAGGAAGATCTCAAGCGTATTATGGTAAGATTAAAGAAATTAATTTCATTATTATCTCACAAAAGTCAATTAGCAGGAAATAATTACTATGAAAGCGACTGACAGTTTTTATAatgcatttttttataatttacgcTAGAAGATTTTTCTTGGCAGAATTTGTGCAAAATGTTTGCTTCAGACTGTCAGTTCGTGAGATCCTCACATACTCTGAACGAGTGCATAGAGTTGTAATAAGTATCATCAGcgaacaaactgaaaaaccctctcAGAAACTAGTACCTATGTCATAAAATAACGccatcctcttgacaaatactagaaggttTTTAAGACCTATGCtgctttctgcttctagatctaatagCTGTGTCACTTCTTATAGCTGTAGTCTTCCGAACTTCCTACATCTTTTGTCACTGACGAGGCGTAAACTAAAAGCATACCATGCCTGatagcagtgtccagtcagaacatCCATCACAAGCCCACGAGCTCTTTttagtgataagagtaacttgATTAGTTATGATCTTCAACACTTAATTAAGTACTAAAGGTCCCATAAATATTTGTATTCTGAGACCCTACCATGATGCTTGTTGTAAATGTAAGAAAACATTAACTATTTGTAAAATATTCCACTTCTGAACTATGCATTTTTCGATTATGACAATCTTAGCCGCCAATCCTTCTAACAACTCTTTATTTGGAAAATAGTATCATAAAAAAACatgtataagatatatacatatttttctttCACAGAGCACCCCCGATGAAAATGAAAGTCCAAATGATGTCAGTTTTCGACATATAACCGAAATTACCATATTGACAGTACAACTCATTGTGGAATTTGCAAAAGGTTTACCAGCATTTACGAAAATTCCACAAGAGGATCAAATTACGTTGCTGAAGGTAAGTAACAGATTTTCTTTCAAAGAGGCAAATATTCGTTGAAAAATGTAATGCATAGCaaacttctttttctttttctatcTTATAGGCCTGCTCATCCGAAGTAATGATGTTGCGTATGGCCCGACGCTATGATCACAATTCGGATTCCATTTTTTTTGCCAATAACCGTTCATATACGCGTGATGCGTATAAAATGGCCGGTGTTGCTGATAATATTGAGGATCTATTGCATTTCTGTCGGCAAATGTACTCGATGAAAGTCGATAATGTCGAATATGCCCTCCTCACTGCCATTGTGATCTTCTCCGATCGGCCCGGACTCGAACAGGCCGAACTAGTCGAAGCGATACAAAGTTACTACATCAGTACGTTACGTGTTTATATATTAAATCGACATTGTGGCGATACGATGAGTCTTGTCTTCTTCGCCAAATTACTCTCCATACTCACGGAGTTGCGTACGTTGGGCAATCAAAATGCCGAAATGTGTTTCTCGTTGAAATTGAAAAATCGTAAACTGCCGAAATTCCTCGAAGAAATATGGGATGTACATGCGGTGCCGCCCTCAGTGCAATCACACATACAAGCGACGCAAGCTGAACGTGAAAGTATAGAAGCGCGCTCTGCAGTCTGTGCAAGCACATCAACATCAGCGGCAGCAAGTTCTTCCGGTTCACCTACAGATATGATAAGTGGCAGTAGTGGTGGTGGTGGCTTTGCGAATCACTCGCCCAGTTCAACGCCTGTCTCCTCATCAGCCATTGGCATGAATGGTGGTCTAACATCAGCGACAACGACAAGCGGTTATGGTATGCCGCTCAAGCAGGAATATATTATGGGTCCAGGTAGCGGCATTGGTATTGGTGGCAATTTAACGCTCAAATCGGAGCATTTGATTGGCATGCAATTGTCAGGTGATCATCACATGATGGGCTTACAGTTAAAGCAAGAGCATTTAATGGGTGGCGGTGATAACAATACGGCGGCATAGCAGCACGCGCATTTGCAACAatcacaacaacaccaacaacaaacgTTACTGCTCAGCAGCGCTGCCATCGATGTTGATGGCGATGAAAATATGGTGGATGATAACAGCATGGATAATGAAATGGACAGTGGTGCTGTTGCTGTCGATCAAAGTGTTGAAAGCGCTTTGCGTGGTAGCAGTAGTCATGGGCTCGAGTGATGGGGCAGGAACTGATAAACAAGTAAAGCATGGGGATTTCTTGTTTATTATGCTTAAAGCAGTAAGCATAACGCGCACATGCGCTCTTTTATTTGGTTTAAATTAAAGCTTTCTTGTTTGTTGTTAAGCGTTTTGAGCGAAGAGTGCAAGCCGCGCGCTATGCGAAGCTGAATGTTAGGCGCATATTGGCAGCTAGACAAGCAATTTAGAGAATACATATTAGTAAACAGAGATCAAGTATAATGATAAGTATGTATATGATGTGCGCCGTTATGCGGGCAAGCGGGCATATGAGGGCACATGCAAATGGGCGTGTACGTTAAATTGATTGTTGATTTACTGTGCaagcttaaacaaaaaaaattataacaaaaactgCAGTTATTTAGTGATTAAGTGTGGGTGCGTATGAGCGTTTAAGCGGCAGCACAGCAGCGCTGGTCGAATCTAAAATAGCGCAAACTGCAAATAAATGCTGCCGCCAAACGCGCGTGTACGTTTTGTATTTAAatctttatttaataaataaaaataataaataacattTGCTTAAGATTTGTTTTAAAACgtaaatttgaaacaaatttaaagaaaatgcattaacacataaaaaaataatattattgtAAAAAGCGGAGCAAACATACTATATACTCATATagtatgtatttaattgtatttatatatattgaaaaaaaaaattaagattttttagcGTAATATAAATACTTTTAGACGCAGCAGCGTTGTTCGCTTTTTGTATAAGCGTATTACATTGAAAattcatgcatacatacatacatagactaACGTTTATTgtaaaagaacaattttttttttatacttaagcgCAGCCAACACATAGACAAACATACACATACACTTTTactgacaaaaatataaaaattcaattgctattaaaataaaatgaaaaaataactaaaaacaaaatctgcagtacacatacatacgtatgtaataAGCAAGTAAATGAAAGTTTTTGATAGTTTTGTATAGCATGTTATGTGTGTAAGGAATCACTcttggtggaatcaccaggtgaagtaaataaaaaaagacagaagatatacgctatctgaaacggaagggatgtattttcgacggtcagaagagggtaaaattctTACcagctttgaaaaaataggagtagaaaaataaataccttgctacgaaagccattacaaaactgcttttttcagcatatcagtgccacctaacgccaatgcaaaattgaatacaaaggaccagtgcgagtttacGTTACTTTTagaatcgaataaaaataaaaaattcaatttggccacaaactgtgatgagcagtaaaatttgATGGATGCGGCCAAAGCAAgctgcagttgaaacttttatTGAAAAACCGAACATAAAAGAAAGATGTGTTATTCATATatagtatgtaggtatgtacgtcagttatttagttgaactgtTCTGTCTTTTGCGGAACTTAAATGGGATTCtggttcgatgaaaagttttacagtcacattTGGAAGTGATCGTGTTTCCATTCCTTAAAATTAATTGACATGTTCATCTGCGTTGTTGATTTGTCGTTAAGAAACTGGAGTAAAACATATATTATTCTTCTCTTAAACAGAAGATCTCCCAAAAACTtcacagttgaattcatgatgtattactaatgttaccaagttattatttaccaaaatatgtcaggggatagaTTAGCCCAGCGGCAGTCGGCCTAGAACgagaagatgctgatccgaagcgAGCTGGATTCATATATTTTTAGTGGTatgatttttaaagcaaaatatatatacatatttagaatACCACTGTTTTAGCGaagtattttcaaaatatgatataatagttacGACAATTTTGGAGTTCTTGTAGGAATGAGAAAAACATTCTTTgaaagtcttcagtagcactGTACTGGGGAATATCCATGGTTGAATATGGCGTGaatgcaaatagtttgttttaacaaagacctgtcttaatttttttgggaacaaattaaacatatataATGAAAACATCAAAAATATGACGTATTACCTTACCatggccttacttatggaagccaacaccaaagatacccaaatgatgtgaaaaaagtactaaaagtggcatattttactcctggaaaatacaaaaagcaacactttttcggggacaacattgatgaaaatttttcagatagccgaatgacagagcAAAGAATTTAGAGCTAGACAactgacggcttacttcacctggttattccaccatgggaATCATTAAAGAGAAACCTTGTTTTCCATTTGTTAGattattttacaattttatgTTTATCGCTCATAATGTTAACTTAAATACATACAGACTACTTTAGTTAAGTTTTGGTAAATCATGCCTTTTTAAAACAGAAATTATTACGAATCACTTTCTCATGCTATTCACTATTAGGGCAATCGCAGGTTGGGGGCAAAGTTAACACTTGGTATCTTTACCCAGATATCCAATATACTTCATTGTGAACACTTTTTCATTAGTCAAagtttattaatataaatttagttttaattttaatataaataaaatgttcACATCTTGAAATcataaactttttctattttttttaaacttctcTGGGTTTTACTCTTTGCCAAAAAATCAGCTCGAATATATCTCATTCATTGGAGAACAACAAAGAAAGTTGACAGAGGATTCAACACATGTGtccaagataaaaaaaaatacaattttaatagCCTACATAACTTGTTACTGTGATTACCACTATACGTTTTTTAAAATGTACCACAttataatttagaaaatcttAAGCATCAAATACTTCACCTTTTAAGTACTTTGAATTGTACGCAAAATTAATTTATGTACTAAACACCTGCTGCGAACGGCTTGGAGTACTGTGACATTTTCTACGAAACTAAATATTTGATCAAAACGTCGAAGGTTGTTTCAGATTTCGAAAATAAATcatcgaataaaaaaaaattattaaatttgcgaaatttgataaaaaaaaaaaaaaactgcaacggCTATTTTTCTGTCCCTGTTGTAtgtgttatcaaaaaaatattttttctgaatattatttattaaacttatactattttcacacagacggcttattgaataataaaggcaattttctacattaagacgcttattgagctcaatcttccctacaaaattcgaatctataattatttcattagtagctaatcgaatgcctaatgaagtcaaaagcacaatgcaactctgttggcagccttccgcttcttagtttttggtgtgttcagtgcttaaaaatgtcatttgtcaaagtaaatgtcgttgtctgcatggcggaacgatacaaggtggccgaatcgaacagctgattataaccttttttatttgatttgatacatcaacttccggcgcagtacattgtgacatttgtccatcgaatttacaagtacatggaattttttttgtttgtaggtatttcaccactaatcgagcagttacttctgtgtgaaagcaaaaaatttacgatttcattagaaggtgaaatgagatcattaagtttctgtgtgaaaacagtattatattACATTTACACTAGCCTCAAATGCATTTTTCGAAATGAGTCATTTGAAAACGTTTACATTGGCGTCATTCGCATTCCGCGCAACCTTTCCTGCAGGACTCGACTGCGAGGAAACCATTCCAACGCAAGAAAATGCACAGACGTAATTGATTAAAcaattttacgataaaaaaaaagaaacaaatatcaAAAGTACAAAGAggtcatgattcaatcacaagaggtttgctcgacagataacttttttgacaattgcagccattttgctcccaaatcgaattaacatccattaactgtgttgtttctttgcaatttttcgaaaaatattagtagcagaaataggaagcaatcagtttacaaatacccgataagtactaaactgcataattccttagaacatttacagcctcattctgtttggcgaacgatACGAACACAGGAACGATAATCCTTTTGGAGACGATATCGTCAAACAGAATGAGGcagttattttaattttatgatgaatttattaactatgccatgatctattagtgtggctgaacataggttttatgacgtacggacaccaaggaatcgtgcactttcgtaaacctatgaacatacgaacccTAAACCACTTAAAAATTCATcgatcaacgtcaaaaactcgactagtaaattgattcacgtaaaaatgtcattagtaaataatggagatgccataacgaaatattGGTACATTGagaatgttaacttattcattccgtatgttcggaacattcgtctcatttaagaatttggggaatcggtttatattttgaatattatgtatattcggacctcgtgaggtagtatcaaacgaatgtgttccgaatattctaaattaacgttttatccggaacacttccatgaatacttaacgtatAGGAGCTTTCCGACATTTcagaataaaaatgtaaatactccctgtgtagcaggaccgcataaaagctgaactcttctgtcaaagtcaagaccggaatataaagttctaagacaataagccattttcttttatttatttattttttttttttgtcagaccaTGTCGGCTGCGTTTTCAATATCGtcttatctcaaaatatttttcaaaaacttcccatttcatgatttgtcacaaaaacgccctatattagaactagattgaagaacgcctcagaatgcttttcactaactccctcttatgtcaaaatgcattgaacttatgctcagggagttttgaaacaaattttgatatagtgtatttttgaataaaattctaaaccaacatagctctttatcaattcacgaaatatttactaGAAACtaaattatttcctccaaaacctgttggcatttacaaatttattatcactactaatatactactaaaggtacttttctactacaattttcgctaaaggggattcaattattacccgttttccttacttcgtaaaagcaacccgtccagatttctcaatttgggagtgtcaaagctctgccgtcattgaagaacaaacctctagtaattgaatcatgcaaAGCGGTTTCTACTAGAATTGTCAGTTTGACTTTAAAAAACTAGTGGAAACTGCCATTTATGATTCTGACATAGCACGAAGATTCTGATACGTCGTTTTAGCCATTGTGTTCTTACAGGGTTTCTTTTAGCTTGAAAATGATGTGTGGATTGCGTTCAAATGAGTCATTTCGGAAATGCGATTTGTAGGAGGAAATGCTCCGAATTTTGAATTTTACATCCAAAATTACGCTTTTGGTGCTGTGTAAATGTGATAATCTTTTTATGGTTACATTCATGGTAAAAGAATGAAGATAATTCCATTGTCAGAAATCAGTCCCCATGTTAACTACCCGACAATTAAACATTTTGTGATTAAGAATGTcaattaaaaaaatcttttatattttttttggtttaaaaaGCCATTGCAATTTTTATACGGACATAAACGTTGAGGAATAGAAACTATTTCGTTAGGGCATATATACAGCGAGTAGAGAGAACTAGTCAAGGCAGCGTATTATCTTGCAAACGTGTTAAAAATATTAAGAGAAGCTATTTTTTCTCTCGACATGGAAGTCGGGCAGAGTGGCATGATTGCTGAACCTCGGAAAACCCTGCTAACCATGGTGAGTTATAGCATATGTGCcaagtttaagttaaaaatttgACATAAACAACTCCTGACTTTTTAGAGAATTACCAGCACAGTTAACCATCAGATAGTAGAGGAATATGGTCTTAACCAGCAGCCTACCAAAGTACCATTAGTATCGCTCGACTTGCCGGAAGCTTTAAAAATAGCCCCCATTTCGCGTTGCTTGAAGATATCGGAGACGTCTCTTTAGATCCCAAGCAGTGCCCCAAAGAGGGTTTCTATTTTCATACCGTAACATCAAACTACTGGTCAATGTTAGATTCGGTCAAATGTCGATCAAGCAGGTATATTTCCGAATTCGATACATTATTTGACAAGCTATAAGGCGTTCAAGTCTGCCACCACTATCTCACCTACACAATCTCCTAGACATATTTATGTGAGTGCCTTGTATGCCGCCAAAGCTTAGTATAATGGCTATCTGAAGCGGGGTTTTCAGTGGCACATTTCTCTGCATCGGAATGCGATAGGAAAACCGATTCCAAATCTGTctcctctacatatgtatattgggaAACATTATGCTAAGTTTTGACATCATGAAATACTTCAATAAtctgttttttaaagaaaaattacaacCTCACAACGACAAGGAAAATTCATTCTTATACCATGGGTCCCATTTTATAACTATAATAATTAGTTTTTGAAAACTCACATTCAAATATGACACCTGAGggttttcaaattgaaaattccttacatttttgaaaacatattTGAGATAATTTTAGAATATGGGCACAGATAATTACACCGTGTTACAAATTTAAAAGACTAGGCTGATAAAAAAAcgattgaacttttttttttgaaatctttCGAAGAAGTTTATTTCTCTACAAAAATATGTCAAACAATGTATCTCATAGTAAACTAAATATTTACACAAatcattttgcaaaattttatttaagtttactTCAAATactattttcgaaattatttttttaaataaaacttttttccacgaattttgtatattttacaaCCTGTTTGCTTTTAATGAAATCGTGTTCACAAAATAATGTGAAATCCTTattcaaaaactttcaaattacgtAATGCAAGTCCTGCCTCAGCAGCCAACTACTCAAGTGTATTTCAGAAACCATGATATGTTGTTCAGAACCGATAAAATGTACTGCAGAATAATCATTTGTAATTTAGAAACCATAAATTGGACTTCAGAATAGTCAAATGTACTTCAGAAGTCGTAAAATGTACTTCGGAGTAATTAAGTGTACTTCAGAAAAAGTAAtatgtatttcagaaaagaaaatttcaattcgaAACCCGAAATTGTGAATAATATTTCATAAGCCGTAACTTATATTTCAGAAACCATAAATTGTTCTTAGGAGACCACTTATTGTGCTTCAGTTGCACTTTAAAAATCTTGTACTGTATTTCAGAATAGTAAATGCTACTTCAGAAAACGTAATATGTATTTCAGAAAATTGAATTTCAATTCAGAAACCTGAATTGTACTTCAGAATCATAAATATTGCTTCAGAAATCgtaaaatttatttcagaaaccATAAATTGTTCTTAGGAAACCACGTATTGTTCAAAAGAACACCTACAGTGTCGTTCTCGGCTTTCACGCCGAAGGATCCATAACGCCATTAAGTGGACGAAAAACCAGTACTTTAATTCTGAAACTCATTTTACGGGTTCGAagtacaattgactattctgaaGTGAAATTTACGGTTTCCATTTCAAATTTATGAAGTACAATTGGTTATTCTGAAGTCCAGATTATTTTTTCTGAAGTACAATTTATTATTATgaaaaatatattacagtttcTGAAGTACAAATGATTATTCTGAAGTACAATTTACATTTTCTGAAGTAAATTTGCAAAAGGTGTATTTTTAGTACAAATTCTATTTCTGCAAGCTGTGCTTTCATTATAtttcaattaaaacaaaaaaacaaattttaaagctaTGCCAGCAAAAAACTTTCATTAATTTGATTTTCTAGATGAAAGCATTTGGCGCACTTAAAcgagctatgtatgtatatgcgccGCTATatgattttatttaaaacaaaattattttgttttaatttcttatAAACAAACATGCATACACTACACATACACATAAAACGACAAGCTGGACtgatttttatattaaaaaaaataataataataatagtaaattaaacatttaaaataactcTAAAAGAACATGCGCAAA from Eurosta solidaginis isolate ZX-2024a chromosome 3, ASM4086904v1, whole genome shotgun sequence includes these protein-coding regions:
- the LOC137243612 gene encoding ecdysone receptor-like, whose product is MFKRYDMQQQQTQQQSASSAKTSTQASTSNVANAPITTTVIPSHILLQQQLAAAAAAAAAGINQPPATIAATHLLSVAAIASGEVGNALDLNGGSGGGGGSHHHHQQQQPQPRALIHHQPRQAHTNQRAHANNNTNLSVGEAPTIITNVMAATVEEKIKIISTAIKSEPLHEFIALTKNSAAAAASSSATVTAINNGGGGSGGGLHHSNISNISINHNSNNTLSNNNNSNNNNNHGKPSPPIQNNNNNNNNGNNIIALTVNTLPSASASASSSGTSISIAGNNKSSINHANAATATTIAVTPLNTANTINLVVGGGGGGGVSATSATSTVSGGGTLVITSGGSHGNATSAATSTVSVAAGNAAGNTANGHLVFVPKRARLECPPSNEEWISTSSPGSVPSSAPPLSPSPGSQNHSYSANMSNGYSSPLSAGSYDPYSPNGKPGRDDLSPSSSLNGYSANDSCDVKKIKKGPAPRLQEELCLVCGDRASGYHYNALTCEGCKGFFRRSVTKKAVYCCKFGHCCEMDMYMRRKCQECRLKKCLAVGMRPECVVPENLNLQKRREKNLQKNKGKPTADDSPIICKNELIKNEILELMNCEQPSHPTCPLLPDDIVAKCKASNIPPLTRNQLAVIYKLIWYQDGYEQPSEEDLKRIMSTPDENESPNDVSFRHITEITILTVQLIVEFAKGLPAFTKIPQEDQITLLKACSSEVMMLRMARRYDHNSDSIFFANNRSYTRDAYKMAGVADNIEDLLHFCRQMYSMKVDNVEYALLTAIVIFSDRPGLEQAELVEAIQSYYISTLRVYILNRHCGDTMSLVFFAKLLSILTELRTLGNQNAEMCFSLKLKNRKLPKFLEEIWDVHAVPPSVQSHIQATQAERESIEARSAVCASTSTSAAASSSGSPTDMISGSSGGGGFANHSPSSTPVSSSAIGMNGGLTSATTTSGYGMPLKQEYIMGPGSGIGIGGNLTLKSEHLIGMQLSGDHHMMGLQLKQEHLMGGGDNNTAA